In the Mastomys coucha isolate ucsf_1 unplaced genomic scaffold, UCSF_Mcou_1 pScaffold18, whole genome shotgun sequence genome, one interval contains:
- the Tnfrsf4 gene encoding tumor necrosis factor receptor superfamily member 4, whose amino-acid sequence MPMCTCVFLCVLHIHMLSICTSLHIPQWPKALLNLLWDSAHACAKYTGTCSHTFLPVRLLFLPHLHSSYSHILQGKTPDSCEGRTQTRMYVWVQQATALLLLGLTLGVTARRLNCVKNTYPSGHKCCRECQPGNGMVSRCDHTRDTICHPCEPGFYNEAVNYDMCKQCTQCNHRSGSELKQNCTPTQDTVCQCRPGTQPRQDSDYKLGVDCVPCPPGHFSPGNNQACKPWTNCTLSGKQTRHPASNSLDTVCEDRSLLATLLWETQHPTFRPTTVQSTTVWPSTSQLPSTPTVVAPEGPAFAVILGLGLGLLAPLTVLLAFCLLRKAWRLPNTPKPCWENSFRTPIQEEQTDTHFTLAKI is encoded by the exons atgcctatgtgcacatgtgtgtttctttgtgtgcttCATATACATATGTTGAGTATCTGCACCTCTCTTCACATTCCCCAGTGGCCCAAAGCACTTCTTAACTTATTATGGGACTCTGCACACGCCTGTGCCAAATACACAGGAACATGTTCACATACCTTCTTGCCTGTCCGCCTACTCTTCTTGCCCCACCTCCATAGTTCTTATAGCCACATCCTGCAAGGAAAAACCCCAGACTCCTGTGAAGGCAGAACGCAGACAAGGATGTATGTGTGGGTTCAGCAGGCCACAGCACTTCTGCTCCTGGGACTCACACTTGGAGTTACAGCAAGGAGGCTCAACTGTGTTAAAAATACCTACCCCAGTGGTCACAAGTGCTGTCGTGAGTGCCAGCCAG GCAATGGTATGGTGAGCCGCTGTGATCACACCAGGGATACTATATGTCATCCATGTGAACCTGGCTTCTACAATGAGGCTGTCAATTATGATATGTGCAAGCAGTGTACACAGTGCAACCATC GAAGTGGAAGTGAACTCAAGCAGAATTGCACACCTACTCAGGATACTGTCTGCCAATGTAGACCAGGCACCCAACCTCGGCAAGACAGCGACTACAAGCTTGGAGTTG ACTGTGTTCCCTGCCCTCCTGGCCACTTTTCTCCAGGCAACAACCAGGCCTGCAAGCCCTGGACCAA TTGTACCTTATCTGGAAAGCAGACCCGCCACCCAGCCAGTAACAGCTTGGACACAGTCTGTGAGGACAGAAGCCTCCTGGCCACACTGCTCTGGGAGACCCAGCACCCTACATTCAGGCCAACCACTGTCCAGTCTACCACAGTCTGGCCCAGTACTTCTCAGTTGCCCTCTACGCCCACCGTGGTGGCTCCTGAGG GCCCTGCATTTGCTGTTatcctgggcctgggcctgggcctgctgGCTCCCTTGACCGTTCTGCTGGCCTTCTGCCTGCTCCGAAAGGCTTGGAGATTGCCTAACACTCCCAAACCTTGCT GGGAAAACAGCTTCAGGACCCCTATCCAGGAAGAACAGACTGACACACACTTTACTCTAGCCAAGATCTGA
- the Tnfrsf18 gene encoding tumor necrosis factor receptor superfamily member 18 produces the protein MSAGSWRWSWPGAQSEGWGQRQRQRQGMLERELKSANRRLRRSTMGSWAMLYGVSLICVLDLGQQSIVEEPSCGPGRVQNGTGTNTRCCSLSAPGKEDCSKERCICVTPEYHCEDPQCKTCKHHPCQPGQRVEPQGKIQFGFKCVECAMGTFSAGRDGHCRLWTNCSQFGFLTMFPGNKTHNAVCIPEPLPTEQYDHLTLIFLVMAACILFLTTVQLGLHIWQLRRQHMCPRETQPLLEVQLPPAEDACSFQFPEEERGEQMEEKCHLGDRWP, from the exons ATGTCTGCCGGAAGCTGGAGGTGGAGCTGGCCTGGAGCCCAATCtgaggggtggggacagaggcagaggcagagacaaggcaTGTTGGAGCGGGAACTGAAGTCAGCCAACAGAAGACTCAGGAGAAGCACTATGGGGTCATGGGCCATGCTGTATGGAGTCTCACTGATTTGTGTGCTGGACCTAGGTCAGCAGAGCATTGTTGAGGAGCCTAGCTGTGGCCCTGGCAGGGTCCAGAATGGAACTGGCACCAACACACGCTGCTGTAGCCTGTCTGCTCCAG GAAAGGAGGACTGTTCAAAAGAAAGGTGTATATGTGTCACGCCTGAGTACCACTGTGAAGACCCTCAGTGCAAGACCTGCAAGCACCACCCCTGCCAACCAGGCCAGAGGGTGGAGCCTCAAG GGAAAATTCAGTTTGGCTTCAAGTGTGTTGAATGTGCCATGGGCACCTTCTCCGCAGGTCGTGACGGCCACTGCAGACTTTGGACCAA CTGTTCTCAGTTTGGATTTCTCACCATGTTCCCTGGGAACAAGACCCACAATGCTGTGTGCATCCCGGAGCCACTGCCTACTGAGCAATATGACCATTTGACTCTCATCTTCCTGGTCATGGCTGCATGCATTCTCTTCCTAACTACAGTCCAGCTTGGCCTGCACATATGGCAGCTGAGGAGGCAACACATGTGTCCCCGAG AGACCCAGCCACTCCTGGAGGTGCAGTTGCCACCAGCTGAGGATGCTTGCAGCTTCCAGTTCCCTGAGGAGGAACGTGGGGAGCAGATGGAGGAAAAGTGTCATCTGGGGGACCGGTGGCCATGA